In the genome of Brachypodium distachyon strain Bd21 chromosome 3, Brachypodium_distachyon_v3.0, whole genome shotgun sequence, the window CGGCTCGCCTCCTGTGGCGGTGGCGCCACCTCCTCAGGATGATCCTCTTGGACTTGACCACCACCTTCCTGGGCAGCCTGACGAAGAGGAACACGGTGATCTGCAGCACGAGGcacgggcagcagcagcacaccaCCAGGCAGTCCATGGCCACCAGGCCGGTCTCCGCCGCgcacgaagacgacgacgacgacatcgGCGGACGGACAGCACTGCCGAAGCCGGAGGCAGCAGAGACGACGGAGAGGCAGGAGGAGAGAAAGCGGATCAGCTGGCCTGGGCATGGAGGAACGAACAGCTAGAACCTGGCTACTTAGCTAGCCTAACTGCAGGGCTTGCTTGGAAGAGTGAGGTAGAGGTTTAGGTTGCTTGGGCCGATCATGTGACTTGACGGATCGATCTCGTTGATCCTTCCAAGCCAACTCGCCCCGCTTAATAGGGGGGAAGCTAGAGCTAGGTGTTTCTTGTACTGAAGTTTGGTCTACGCATCAAGGCACGCACGCGTCAGGGGGCTCAGGCAACCACACGTATTTTGTGAGTGCATCACGTGATGTTATGGCCGTTTTTGTTGTTTaggcgattttttttttgcgatgaATTAGTTAACTGAAATTTGTGTTCGGTCAATTAGCTAACCGATTTGCGCGTACAAGACACGAGTAGTACACATGTAACGTGGAACCAAAAGGGTGCGGTTTCGGAGCTACTCTTGGACGGTTGGACTACTGCGAATGGCAAGGAACCAACATAGAAGATGAGAAATGTCATTGTTTCATCAGTCAGCTAGGAGCAGAAGTTAACAAATTTGCCGCTTTTCAGATGAGCCAATATTATAGGACATCATCAAAGCACATTGCGTGCTAATTGCGACCATTACGTTTATGCTCATGCAGAAAACATATAAAGCTTTTTCAAGTGTAAAGTCTGGTGATAGATTGAACCACAGATATGATCCGTATCTGATACATCTGGACAGCCTCATAAAAAAGCTCATGATGCCATGGGAAAATGCAGTGAATTCTATTGTCATCAAATCATATTTCATATACCACTGAATACGAATAAAAGAGAGCACTTGAAGATAAAATTACAAACACTTAGAATTAAAAACTTTCCATGACTTTCCTTCATGTTTTTTATCCATGTTTGTTTGGTAGCGAGGAAATTCAGATTGTTTAGCGGGGCTTCTAGCCCACAAGACAAAATAAAACAGAGTGGCGTTCTCTTGTAAAGGAAAGCTTTTATTTCAGGACCACATCAAAGAAGTAGACATGAGGGAACCTTCAGCAGCACAGCCACTGCAATCTGGTGTTGCTCTTGAACAGATAAGAAATTAGATATCAACGGGTTGCCTCAAGAACGACTCCATTTGCTTCGCCCTGGTCTTGATCGACATATCAAACACCTTCTGCCCAAATTCAATCACCAGTCCTCCCATGATGCTGTAGTCAATCTGCAGAGAAAGCACAATTGAAAGTTTCTTCAATGTCACTTGACACTAATGCACTATAGATACAACCAGTGGATACAACTCATTAAAGGCTTACCTTCTGTTCAACCAAGATAGTTTTGTCTTTCCCAAGGATATCTTGCAAGGTCTCCTTAAGttctttctcctccttctcagGAAGTGGCTAACAGCATAAAAACAGAAGTAAGGAACCAAAACCTTATTCTCGATACAATCAGAAACTTAGAAAAAAGTTGCACCGAGTATACATCCACACATTGACAAGCCGAAGAAAGCAAGCTTAAATATTTACACCGAGTATACATCCACACATTGACAAACCAAAGCAATCAAgcttaaaataaataaatatttaagctgatttttattttcacaTTTGGTTGAAGTAATAATGCCACACAATAAGAACAGTTCGGATGATTATCAAATTATCGATGTAATAGCGTAACATGTTCCACGTCTGAATTTAAAGATAAGCCTGTCAAGAGTTTTCTGCAacaaagtttgtcaaatttaaaAGGATTCACTTCAAGTGATGACAAGTTGTACAAGATGTTTCAACAACAGTACTTTCTACTACCAATAACAAATAGCTTCAGATCAATTAATTCAAAAGTGCAATTTCAAGGAATGAATTAGTTTGACATTGGGCAACTTCTCAAATATTATCTGCAGCTGCACAGTTGAAAACAAATATCTTCTTTTCATCCCTATGAGTATGACTAATGCAACTCTACTTTCAGCTTGAAAGAATAGGCTGTAGCTAAAAACAGAGGTGCctcaagaaaaacaacaatagTAAACCAGGACAGAACAAAAGACTTCAAGAAAGTCGTAtacaaaaatttcaaataaaaaactGGTCGTTTCATATTGTCAAAAATCAAGCCAAGTATATGTGCATACATAAACCTTTACTTTTAACATGTGAAAGAGAACAGTGAAAAAGCCAACAAGTGTCAAGCATACAGTATTCCTAGAAGCAAGAGACAGTGGAATATCAACTTACAATAACAGTCCTGACAACAACTTTCACCTCCCCCTTGTGTGCCATGGTCAAATCAACAAATCTCTCCGCAATGCGCTCAACATATTTCAGTCTTCCATTGGATGCCAGCACAGCTTCATATAAATAAGACAAAATTAGACGTGAAGATTGTGTGCATATTATTACTTTTATCAGTGTTATTGACTAACACTCGAAATAATCTTTTGTGACTAATATTTCAATTATGTTGTTAACTAACCTCTTGAAAATACTATTGCAAAAGGAAATGATAATAGCAGGTCAAGAATACAAAGTCTGTTGCTTTGTACTGAAAGTATTGCATCAGAAGAAACAAATTGTTGATATGCAGAGAAACAATGCTACTACAATAATTGAAAATCGTCCGATGCATTTCAGATGGTCCATCAATTATGCACATGCTGCATGACGGTCTCTTGACTTTAACAAAGTTATTATAAGAAACTACAGTGAACTTCATTAGACTGGATGCATACCCAAGAAATTCTTTGTGATGTCAGAAAACCCAGCTTCAGAGAATATTTCAGTTATGGCCTTCACCCTAGTTTCCTTTGGCACTGATGGGTCCTTCATGAATTGAGAAAACATAGGGCTCTTCCTGGATGCACCCACAACATCTCGAATCTCAGACTCAACTTTGTCCAACGAATTTGCTTTGGCTGCTGAAAGGAACAGTGCACTGGCATAGTTGCCTGTGCCACCATATAGAGCTTCTGGAACCTAATGCCACATAAGAATGGAACTAACAATATTACAAGGGCATCTAAGGACAGAACACAAACAGCTCGAATTGAATAGGTACAATTCATAGTTttaaacaaattatttttgatCTTATAAGGATGTCAATCGGCATCATCATATGCTAGATTTGCAACAAACAGTTGCAATGAAAGTGGATATGATTATTTTGATTTGGCAcgaacaacaaaaaaatattcttgAATCTATAGTATAGATATTTATATGTAAGAATGCGCGGGTATTGCTCTATTGTAGATAAATAAGACCATGAGAATACATTTTGCACTGCAATTGACATACCATGAATATGCATCTACATTCAATTATTTGTTGCGTAAACTGATTCAGTGATCCACCATTTGCATATGACTACAGTTACGTGATGGGAATTTGTGTAGCTATATTCAGTAGAAGATAATATAGTTTCAACGTCAACAAAGAATAAGCAAATAGTTCCATCAGTAGAAGATAAAATAGTTTCAAACATTTTGGCATAGTAACATATGGAAGTAACAAATATACATTTGAGTAATCTTCCACCAGTCTCGACGAACCTAAATATAAATCTCATGGTCCTAAACTGCATCGGAGCCACAACGACAAATGTAATAACCAACCAAATGCTCATGATTTAAGTTACCTTGATCTTTTTCCCGGCAGGCTTAGCCGCCTGCGATGATAATCCCCTTGATGCCTGCAGAACAACTGGCACGTCAAACCCCCACGAATCAACCAGAACAAAAATCATACGGAAAACGATTCAGACAGACGATAGATTATAATCCCCGGGGCAaaatacccccccccccccccccaaaaaaaaaaaaggtcaggAACACAGGCAAACCCAGATCGGCTAAGGGGGTCAGCAGAATATCGAAATCTAAGGGAAATGGCATCCATCTTTAAGCCATGGAAAAAGGGCGGCAGCGGAAGGGGACCGAGACCTGAGAGACGACCGCGGACTCGGTGGCCGCGAGGTGGGCTTGGAGGAGCGGGAGGCCGGATCTGAGGTGCCGCGCCGCCATTTCCGGTTCCTTGGTTCGTTCCGCGGTGGTGGAGAGCGAAACCTAGGAGGAGATCGGGGTGGGGAGGAGGAACAGAGGAAGCTGCGGGTCTCGTAGAACGCGAGGAAAAGTTGGAGGCGATGCGCAGTGGGGACTGGAGAGCCTGGCCAACGACCGCAACACTCTGGAGCGGCCCAAATGTGGACAGCCCTTTAGGCCCATATATTAGGCCTCTTCTGGCCTTTCAGAAATAGTCTTCTGGGCTTCGTCGAAGCgacttttttcattttctgctTGATGGGCCTTTCCTAAAAAAACGTCAAAAATGTTGATTctccagaagaaaaaaaaaatctgtttccctccaaaaaaaaaatccgtcTGCCCGGCGCAGCGGTGTCCACGGAGCACCGACGGCCGCCGTCGATCATTTTTCATGTCCTTCTTCTTTGCCCTGCTTTCTCCTGCACCTCTTTGTCACCGACACTTCCCTGGCTAGCTCTGCACGTCTACCACCATGGCACCATCCCCCTTGCACTGTAGGAGTACCACCCACGGTCAGTGGCTCACGACCACCCTACCAGCACGGCATTACCAAGTGTGCCGGTGCCATGCCGCAGTCTACAACACATTTCTAGCCTCTGTCCATGAAGGACCTACACGTGAATATTCAGTAGTCTGTAGTCTACTCACCCCGTCATATCTTGCCTGGTTCGCACTTTCAAGCAGCGAAAAGTCAAAAGCAGCAATGCTCAATTGCCAGGATTAAGCACACCGTACATAAAAGCAGCAATGGAAAGGGACGGAAGTGAAGGTCGATAACCTTGCATGTTAAGCAAACAACGTCGCGTatccacatgcatgcatccctCTCATCCACTGTCCTTTTTTCTGACTGTAAAAGTGTACAACTACAACCCTGATTCGAAGGAAACTCTCGAGCATTTTCTGTACCCTGtcgaacaaacaaacatatgGTATACATCAAGATAACAGTCACACCGAGCTCAGAAAAGCTCTCCTTAGCttagctttgctttgcttttcaCTTGGTAGATCGATCTTGTCCCACGATGTCCCTGACTGACtccctctctttttctccttgAGCATCCGATCAGTATAGTcagatgttttgttttttttgcgagtgAGTATAGTCAGATGTTAGATGTACACGTTTCAGTTCGTGCATGTATCTTcccatttccttttctttttctccacGGACATGAATGAACACGCACAAGATATAACATGGAGGTGACTACCAACCATCACGCTTTGAGACCTTTCCATGCCGCTCTCCACTCGATCGATCCGCACAAAAGCCAGGAGCCCCTCCTATCTCGCAGACGTTCCCACAAGACCCCCACCCACCATTTCTCCTCAGCTTTACTGCACCTCCTACCCTCTGATCCTTTGACACGTCTCACCACGCTCGCAAAGCATCCCAAGGCTTAAAACTTCGCCGAGGCCACAACAAACAGGCACACACGGCCACACGGGTTCACTtcaactacggagtagtatttcACTCAGCTCAGCTCATCCAGCGTGCACACCACAAGCACACACGAGCTCGCTACGCCCTCGCCCAGCGCAGCTCCACTCGGCGCACGCACACAAGTAGTACTgttccatcgatcgatcgcctGGCCTCATCTGGATGCGAGAATGGCGGACGACGTCGCCTTCGCGCCGCCGTGGATGCCGTCTCCGTCGATGCTCATCACGCCGCCTGCGGCGCCCCTGCAGCCGGGGCCGCCGGGCTACTACCagggctcctccgccgcggacGCCACCGTGCCGGGGCCTCGGGAGGATCACGGCACGGGTGGCTCCTTCGGGGCGTTCTTCGCCGTGCTCGCGGCGGTGCTGGTGCTCACGGCGCTGTCCTGCGTCTTCGGCCGCGTGTGCCGCGCGCAGGCCGagggcgccgacgagctctACGACTGCGCCAGGCTTGCCCGCCGGTGGCGCTGGTGGAGGCCCAGGCCTCGCCGGGTCCTCAGGCGGGATCAGCCGCCGAAGCACCCGCCCGTCGTCGGGGAGgcacttcctcctcctcctgcattgccgccgctgccggagccgTGAAGTGTTGTTGTTAACTATAAGCTGCTGGACGATCAGGTTATTAATGgccctcttccttctcccttCCAGGTTCCGATTAACAGAGTAgtagtagtcgtcgtcgtcgtcgtccgggTGGCTTAGGAAATGCAAGGCTTTGTGTTTACTTACTTACATCAGTGTATGGTGTGGAGTACTAGCCTTTGTTATCTGAATCCTTGTGTTCTTCCCATGTCGCTGAGGAAACTTTACTCTCTACGAAGAGTTTGCATCGTTTGTGATTAACGAGTGTAGTTGAATACGCCGGAATGTTAGGTATGCAATTGTTTGGTGATCACAATAAAGAATGTACGCCACCCAACGCATGTATGGCTGTGGCAGAATTGTCCATGGACGACCACTACTACCAACCAAACCAAGTAGCTAGCTAGACCATATCTTGCCGATCTTCCATGGTAAGAGCCATCATCGGCTGCAATCATCACGCCGAGTAAGTAGTGTTCTTTTACTCAGAAATGGGATGTGTAACTGTCCAACCAAGATGTTCCAGGTCAAGCGTAAAAAGATCGAAGGTGACTTGGCAACAACTAAAGCATGGACGAGCCCAAGCTCACAAGATGGGAGAAGCTCCCGGATTTCTGATGATCGAGTCGGCCACGAGCCCATGATCTGCTTTGCTTCTATCCAGTGGCTGTTGAGTCTTGAGTGGCCGTGTAAGCAGGGCAGAGAACAGAACAacccttcttttctttttttcgaaacaCGACGATGCTCTGTGCAGGAATCTGTTTATGACTGTATTCCGGGCCTTCCCTTCCGTTTACTCTTGTTCCTCAATTTCAGTATCTCGATGAAATTTACTGTCTTGATCCATAGACGCTGATCAAGAGCACCACGAAATTTTACTACCATCGAATATTGTTGTACTCTGACAAATCAGCGCATGACATTTGCAACGATGcacccatattttctcatgTTTATTATTAGAACGTCAAGGCTACGTTGGAGAAGGGGCTGTAGTATTTTCCTTCTCTACTTTGTTATTCGAAGTTCCAAATGTAGTCTGTGCATGTCTGGGATCACAATTCCCAAATCCTACTGCAACTTCAAGACGCATGGAAGTACTGTTTGCACCTTAACTCGTAGCACAACAAAGCTTCAAGGTAAAGTTCACTCACACGAAATATGATGTTTAAGGTAAAACCATGGAACTGTTCTGTTCATTCTACAACACCATGAGCAAGAGGGGAAGACGAAAATTCTCAACAATCGCAGCAACTCAGACAAACCCAAGAACATGGTGAGGGCGATAAATATTGTTTTAGCCTTGATCTATAGGGGAACGATATACACCAGACTGTTACTTTCTAAGCTACATTTTTTGTGACCTTTCAGTAAATAGAATTCGTC includes:
- the LOC100828292 gene encoding ATP synthase subunit O, mitochondrial yields the protein MAARHLRSGLPLLQAHLAATESAVVSQASRGLSSQAAKPAGKKIKVPEALYGGTGNYASALFLSAAKANSLDKVESEIRDVVGASRKSPMFSQFMKDPSVPKETRVKAITEIFSEAGFSDITKNFLAVLASNGRLKYVERIAERFVDLTMAHKGEVKVVVRTVIPLPEKEEKELKETLQDILGKDKTILVEQKIDYSIMGGLVIEFGQKVFDMSIKTRAKQMESFLRQPVDI